From Solidesulfovibrio sp., a single genomic window includes:
- the cobJ gene encoding precorrin-3B C(17)-methyltransferase, with translation MAATALAEAEEIVGYTAYVDLVPPALLAGKAVTATGMTGEVARCRAALAAAASGRRVALVSSGDAGVYGMAGLALELYEAMDAAARPAFEVVPGIPAVCAAAALLGAPLTHDFAVVSLSDLLTPMEAIRRRLEAALAADFVLVLYNPRSRRREGHLAEALELAGRHRHPDTPVGMVKNAFRPGQELRVTPLARAEAAFADMLTLVVVGNASTRLVGRSMLTPRGYAEKYALAE, from the coding sequence ATGGCCGCCACCGCCCTGGCCGAGGCCGAGGAAATCGTCGGCTACACCGCCTACGTGGACCTGGTGCCGCCGGCGCTTCTGGCCGGCAAGGCCGTCACGGCCACGGGCATGACCGGCGAGGTGGCCCGCTGCCGGGCGGCCCTGGCGGCGGCCGCGTCCGGCCGGCGGGTGGCCCTGGTCTCCAGCGGCGACGCCGGCGTCTACGGCATGGCCGGCCTGGCCCTGGAACTCTACGAGGCCATGGACGCCGCCGCCCGCCCGGCCTTCGAGGTGGTGCCGGGCATTCCGGCCGTGTGCGCGGCGGCGGCGCTGCTCGGCGCGCCGCTGACCCACGATTTCGCCGTGGTCAGCCTGTCCGACCTGCTCACCCCCATGGAGGCCATCCGCCGCCGCCTGGAGGCCGCCCTGGCCGCCGATTTCGTGCTCGTGCTCTACAATCCCCGGTCGCGCCGCCGGGAGGGCCATCTGGCCGAAGCCCTGGAACTGGCCGGCCGGCACCGCCACCCGGACACGCCTGTTGGCATGGTCAAAAACGCCTTCCGCCCGGGCCAGGAGCTCCGGGTGACGCCCCTGGCCCGGGCCGAGGCGGCCTTTGCGGACATGCTCACCCTGGTCGTGGTGGGCAACGCTTCCACGCGCCTGGTGGGCCGGTCCATGCTCACCCCGCGCGGCTATGCCGAAAAATACGCGCTGGCGGAATGA